Part of the Candidatus Methanogranum gryphiswaldense genome, GTAACCCATCAAATTAGGTTATTTATGTTACTGTTTGGGCTATATTAAATAATTGAAATGACGATTGGAATGAGATTTCAATATGACAGATGATATCGATTTTACCAGTTATTTTAAAAGGCCTTTAGAGTCAATTACTGATTCAGATGTCTCTGAATTTGTAAATAATTTTTCGGAAGGTCTTAATATCGAATACAAATCTATTGAAATATTAAAAAAGCCCTCAGAATTGTCCAATACAATTTCTGCATTCGCAAATTCTTCTGGAGGGATGTTATTTATTGGTGTTTCAGAGCCTGGTGAAGGTAATGATAAAAAAGAAAGAAAAATCGAATATACTAGTAACAAGACGCATAGTAAAGATTGGCTTTCTCAAAGTATTGTTGACAAGGTACAGCCAATTGTTAGAGGCATCAGAGTTTTACAGATATTTGACGTTAGTAAAGAAAAATGGTTTTTTTTGATATGTGTACCAAAAAGTGAAAATATACCACACATGACAAATAATAGGTATTACCATAGAATTGAAGCAAGATCAGTACCAATGGAACACTATCATGTTTCAAATTGTTTTAATATGGTACAAAAACCAGTATTAATACCTTGTTTTTCTGTTAATAAAAAAGATAATGGTGATATGGAAGTAACATTTAAAATTTCAAATGAAGGAAAAGCCATTTGTAAATGGCCATTTGCAAAAGTTGAATTTTTTGGTACTTTAATACATACTAATTCGTTGACTAAGTTTAATAATGAATTTGGGTTGAGAGCTGATAGAAATCCACCATATATGCAATTATGTACGGGTAATATGGTTTTGTACCCTGAAACAACTCAAGACGAGTTTAGAATTACGCTTTTTAAATCATCGTACGTGCTTGTAAGAACAACATTAGCTGGTGAAAATTCGCCTTCTAAAGTTTATTTTTCATGTATTGATTCGATGCGCATTCCATTTGGTAAAGGACTTATTTCGGTCGAACAGCCTAGACTAAAAATATTTCAAATATATGATGTAAAAGAATTAGAAAAGGAATATGGACTTTTATCTAAAGATTCAAAAACAATAGATTCATTTTGTGAAATTTATTTTACTGGTACCATTCAAAGTAATTTATTTGCGGATTTGTCAACTGAAAAGAAAGAATTACTCAAAAAGATGATGCTAGATCAATTTGGTATAAAAAAATAATTTTAATTTTATCTGTTTTCATTATATATTTTAAAAAAGTTGTTTTGATTGTTTAACTTAAATAATGTATAAATTTGATTAATAATAAGTTTTTTTTTGATTATTGGATTAATTTTAAAAGATAGTTATTAGAGTTATTTTTTTTCTATCTGGCTTTTGTTTTGTTCAATGTGCATTGGGCCCACCATTCCCAACTGGATAACTTCATTTTTGACGGTTTGGTGGCAGTGATTTGCAGCTGACTTTTCGATATTAAATTCAGATTTAAACTGGAAGAGTTTGATCCTTAAGGACAACGACGAAAGCAAGTGTGTTGTATGAGCCGATCTTTTGTTTTTTTGACAATGGGCCTGCAATACATTGCTTTTCTAATGTCATTATTGTCATAAAATCAGTTTTAATGTTAAATTCGATCACATCTTAATAAAGGTTCATTTATTATGATTATTTCAGCTAGTTGATCCATCATAAAATAAAGAACCATCTTTAAAGAATTCGCACTAAAACAATAATGCATTTCAATCAGGTTCAAGATATCATTCATTGATTATTCAGAACCAGTCAAGGAAATAGTTCATTCTTTTTTCTTTCATCGTCTTTATCGT contains:
- a CDS encoding ATP-binding protein, which translates into the protein MTDDIDFTSYFKRPLESITDSDVSEFVNNFSEGLNIEYKSIEILKKPSELSNTISAFANSSGGMLFIGVSEPGEGNDKKERKIEYTSNKTHSKDWLSQSIVDKVQPIVRGIRVLQIFDVSKEKWFFLICVPKSENIPHMTNNRYYHRIEARSVPMEHYHVSNCFNMVQKPVLIPCFSVNKKDNGDMEVTFKISNEGKAICKWPFAKVEFFGTLIHTNSLTKFNNEFGLRADRNPPYMQLCTGNMVLYPETTQDEFRITLFKSSYVLVRTTLAGENSPSKVYFSCIDSMRIPFGKGLISVEQPRLKIFQIYDVKELEKEYGLLSKDSKTIDSFCEIYFTGTIQSNLFADLSTEKKELLKKMMLDQFGIKK